One Gordonia pseudamarae genomic window, TGAATCCGGCGGTGACCACCCAATCGGGCTCGGCCCGTGCGGCGTGCTCACGCAGTGCCTCGTCCCAGGCCCCGCGATCGGGGTGGTCGGCGACGCGGCAGGTGAACGACTCTATGCCCGCCTCGCGCGCGATGCCCACCGCGGCGCAGTCCCGGTCGGCTCCGACCGCGACGATCTCGAACACCGACCCGGGAATGCGGGAGCGTTCGATGAGCGCGGCCAGCAGCGAACCGGTACCGGAGGCGAGCACCACAACGCGGGCCGCCCTACCGGAGACGGGCACGACCTGCGACGATGCCGTGGACGGCGGTGTCACCGACGGTGATCCTGGTGGAGTTGCACTCACTCGTGCAAGCCTAGCCGTGACCCGGATGTGACCTGCCGCCAGGTCGAGGGTGGGTACTCACATCCTGTCGTTGAGCTTGCGGCTGATGGCCCGTTCGGTGTCGTACTCGTCGAGATCCATCTCGCCGAAATCGAAGGCCAGGTCGTCAAACTTCTTGGTCCCACCGTCCCGATGGGTGTCGCCGGTCCCGGCGGGCCGGTCCTCGTCCGGGTCACCGTCCCCGGCGTCCGGGTCATCCTCGGCGTCCAGGTCGTCACGGTCCCGATTCTGCTCGTCGTCCCAGTCCTGCTCGTCGTCCCAGTCCTGCTCGTCGTCCCAGTCCTGATCGTCGTCCTGATCAGTGGCATTGCCCCGGTCGCGGTGTCCGTTCCGGTTCCGCGCGTCGGCCGATCGCGGTTCACCGGACCGGCCGGCGCGCGCCGCGCGGGTGGAGGGCAGCAATGCGTGAATCACGACGACCAGACCACCGACGAGGACGCTCCAGCCCAGAGTGAATATGCCGGTGGTGACCGGTGTGACACCCACCTCGCCGAGTTCGCCGATCCGGCCGCCGGACAGTTGCGCGAGAAGCGTGATCAGGCCCGCGGCGGCGGCACCGGCGACGGCGACGGCGCGCAAGTGCGAGAACGGGTTGACCGACCGGCACCGGACGGCCACGAACAGCGCGATCACCGTGGGCACCGCGAACCCCATGGCACCGGTGGTGCCGAGCCCCTCGCCGGGGAGTGCGGCCAACAGCGGCAGCGGCGGCACGTCGCCGCCGGTCACGCTCATCAGATCGACGGAGGCGGTACCGACCTGCGCCCGCGACCCGACCAGGACGGCGGCGGCACCGACGATCAGATTGGGCAGGTACAGCACCGACAGCACACCGAGGCCGAGGTAGCCGTCGAAGTCGTAGCCCTCATCGAACAGGATGGTCAGTTGGTCCCAGTTGAGGATCAGCCGGGCCGTCACCAGTACACCGCCCGCGGCCAACAACGCGAGCAGGGCCGCCACACCGAACCGCAGCCCGGTGCGGTCGGCCGAGGTGACGGTGAGGTGCCGTTCCCACAGCGGACGCGAATATCTCCCGTCGCGGTGCTCGCCCCGGGCGGCCCCCACCCCGAGCGCGGCGGCGGCCGCGTGGACCAGCATCGTGTGGGTGAACGCGGCCAGTGCGTCCGGGCTCTGGATCTGCGAGGTCGACGATCCGTCCATGACGACGGCCACGGCCATCGCCGTGAGCACCATCGGCCCGCCGACGGCCGCGGCGACGATCGCGCCCAGTTCGCCCCGGTCGCGTCCGTGGCCGGCGGACCGCACGACGCGCGCGGTGCCGGCCATCACCAGCAGCGTCGGCAGCAGCGGGAGTGCGCCGAGGGTGACCCCCGACAGGGAGACCGGCACCTGGTGGACGGCGAGCCACAGGGCGCCGATGGTGCCGACGAGCCCGCTCAGGCCGCCGCCGGCCAGCAGGACGGTGAGAACCGTGAGGACGGTGAGCACCGCGAGGGTGACCAGCGGTGTGACGAAGGCGACGATGAGCAGTTCGCGGGTGGAACCGTCGACCACCATGCGGCGCTCACGCCTGTCGCGCCGCGCCTGCCTCAGGCGCGACGCGAGATTGTCGGTCCGGGTCGCCGTTCGTGTCGCCATCACTTCCGAGACTGACACGTCCCGTTGGCAACATCGGTCAGACGCGCCGCACCAACCCCAAAATTCACATCCTCACCGCAGACTCGGGATGTGGCCGAAACAACAGCGAGGGTCTGCCCCGATCGGCAGACCCTCGCTGGCTGGACCGGGTATCGGCGCAGGCTCAGAAGCCGTAGCCGCCGGGGGTGAAGTTGCTCTGCTGTCCCCCGCCGGGCTGTCCCCCGCCGGGCTGACCGCCGCCGGGCTGGTTCGGGTTGTTGAACACGGTGGTCGCGCTGTCCGAACCGGGCGTGTTGCCGTAGCCGCCGCCGTAGGACGGACCGCCCGAGGCGGCAGCACCCGGATCGGTCGCCGGCTTGGGGGCGTTGGACGCCTGACCGGCCGCCGCACCCTGACCGTAGCCGGACTGGCCGTACTGTCCGGCGCCGTAGCTGCCGTAGGACGCTCCGTAGGGGGTGCCCGCCGCGTCCGCACCGGGCTGCGTGGGGGCGGCCGGAGCCGCGGTCGGTGTGCCACCGGCGGGGGTGGCCGGAGCACTCGGACCCGTCTTGACCAGGCCGGAGTCGACGAGCAGCCACAGCACCGCGGCGATGGACATCAAGATGCCGCCCACCAGCACGATGATGGCACCGGCACCGGTGCCCGGGTCCAGATCACCCTTCTTGACTATCGCGAACAGCGTGACGATCGTGCCCGTCACCGTCAGTGCGGTGATCACCCCGACGGGCGGGGTCTTGCCGCCGGGCAGGAACGCGGTGAGCGCGAGCAGACCCGCGACGACGATGGCGACATACGGGGCCGCGAACGGCGAACTGGTGCCGAACACAGGCACCGACAGACTCTCGTCGGAGATTCCGGGTGCGAAACCGCAGAACAGCACGATCACGCCGAGGACACCGACCGCCGCCGACAGGATCAGCGAGGTGTTGGCGGGCAGCCCCTGGCTCGACTGGGCCGGCGCGCCGGACGCCCCGTAGCCGTAGCGGCCGGGTGCCTGTTGCGGCGACTGGCCGTAGCCGGGCGCTCCGCCCCCGTACGCCGGCTGCTGACCGTAGCTCTGTTGCTGCCCGTACGACTGCTGCTGGGCAGCCGGATCCTGCTGTCCTGCACCTTGTTGTCCGGGGCCCTGCTGACCGTAGCCCGGGTACTGTCCGTAGGACTGACCGGAAGCGCCGGGCTGCTGCCCGTAGCCACCACCTGGTTGATACGACATAATGCTCTGTACTCCTGCTCGGTTGTGGTCGCCCCCCGCGGTGAGCGCAATGGACCTCGTTCCACGGTAGTACACCCGATGCGGTGATTCGCAAGCCTCGCCGTCACATCCACATGAACATCGGAGGCATTCGCACCTATGCGCACAGCCTCGGTCGGGGTCCCCGTGCCGTCACCAGAGGTGTTGACGCCCCAGTCGCGCATAGAGGTCGATGAGTGAGAAGTCATCGACCGACCGAGGATCCAGGTTCACCTCGGACCGGCCGGCGAGGATGGCCGTCACCGGGACCTCGAGTTTCTTTCCGGTGCGGGTATGTGGAATGCCGGGCACCTCGATCACCTCGTCGGGGACGTGTCGCGGCGAGAGCCGGGTGCGGATCTCGGCCGCGATGCGCGCCCGTAGATCGTCGTCGACCACCGCCCCCTCGGCGAGGGTGACGAACAACGGCATCCAGTACGCGCCGTCGGGGCCGTCGACACCGAGGACGAAGGCCTCGGTGATCTCGTCGAAGCCCTCGACCACCTCGTAGATGTCGGCCGAGCCCATCCGGATACCGTGCCGGTTGAGGGTGGCGTCACTGCGTCCGTGGATGACCAGGGATCCGCGGTCGGTGACCGTTACCCAGTCGCCGTGCCGCCAGACCGGCCCGGACGCCGCACCCCCCTCCCACTCATGGTCGAAATAGGCTGAGCGGTAACGTTTTCCGCCTGGATCATCCCAGAAGAAGATCGGCATCGACGGCATCGGCGCGGTGATCACCATCTCCCCCACCTCACCGATCAACGGAGTGCGGTCGGGCGCCCAGCTATCCAGCGCCACACCGAGATAACGTACCGAAAGCTCGCCCGCGACAACCGGGACACCCACACTGCCACCGGCGAACGCCGAGACCACGTCGGTGCCGCCGCTGATCGAGGAGATCGGCAGGCCCGCAGACACATTCGCGTCCACCCAGCCGAAGAGGTCGGCGGCCAGGGTGGATCCGGTACTGCCCAGGGTGCGCAACGTGGACAGGTCGTGATCGCGGCCCGGTGACAGACCGGCCTTCTGCGAGGCGCGCAACTGGCCGGGGCTGGTGCCCAGGTAGGTGACATGTTCGGATTCGACGAGCCGCCACAACCGGTCGGCGTCGGGATACAGCGGCGAGCCGCTGTAGGTGACGATCGTCGCCCCGGTCAGCAGCCCGCCCACCTGGAAGTTCCACATCATCCAGCTCAGCGCCGTATGCCAGAAGAAGATGTCTCCGCGCCGCAGATCGGCGTGCAGGCCCGCGGCCTTCAGGTGTTCGAGCACCACCCCGCCGTGACCGTGCACGATGCCCTTGGGCTTACCGGTGGTGCCGGAACTGAACAGCACCCACAGCGGATGGTCGAACGGCACCGGGCGCGGCGGCACGCGGTGCGCACCGCCCACCGCGTCGGCGAAAGCGCACACGCGGACCGGCCCGTCCGGAGCGTCAGGCGCGGGCGGCCCGTCGGCGGGGACGACGACGATATGCGCGACGAGATCTGTCAGCAGACCGGCCAGTTCGGCGCTGTCGGCGTTCTTGTCGGCGAGCTTGCCGTTGAAGCGGTACCCGGTCGAGGAGAACAGCACCCTGGGCCGCAGCTGACCGAGCCGGGCCGCCGCCCCCTCGGGTGCGTAGTCCTGACCGCAACCCGACCAGATCGCCCCCAGGGAGACCGTCGCCAGGAACGCCACCACCGTTTCGGGGATGTCGGGCAGATACGCCGCGACCACATCGCCCTCACCGACACCGAGTTCCTCCAGGGTGCCCGCGAGCCGGGCCACCTGGTCGGCCAGCCGCGACCACGACAGTTCCGCGCGTTCGCCGTCCTCGGTGACGCCGACGATCGCCGTGCCCGGCTGATCGGCGTGCGCCAGGATCTGGTCCACATAGTTCAGGCGCATCGCCGGGAACCAGCGCGCGCCGGGCATCGTGGCCCCTGACGTCGCCGGGGCCAGCACCGCGTGGTCATCGGGACCCAACGGACCGCCGTCGGCCGCGGCCGCGCGCTCCGAAACGCCGTAGAAGTCCCAGACCGCGCGCCAGAACGTCGCCGGGTTGTCGACCGACCACTGCCACAGCCGTCCGTACTCGGCGCCGCCCAGGCCGACCGATTCGGCGAATGCCTCGATCTGACCGGTGCTCATGTCACCCCCGTGCGCGGGCCAGGACCGCCTGTGCCTGCCGCAGCACCGGGCCGTCGACCATCTGCCCGTCGATGGAGAACACCCCGCCCAGGTGCTCGGCCGAACCGTCGACAACCTTCTTCGCCCACACGATCTCGTCCTCGGTGGGCTCGTAGCCGGCCTGGATGTGCACCACCTGCGAGGGATGGATGCAGGCGGTGGCGGCGTACCCCAGGGCAACGGCGTCACGGATCTCGGCGACCAGCCCGTCCACGTCGTCGATGTCCAGGTGTACCGAGTCGACGGCGAACTTGCCGTACGCCGCCGCGGCCAGCCGGGTCACCGACCGCACCCACCGCGCCACGTCCCGGTAGGTGCCCGGATTCTCCTCTCCGTCACCGAAGCGGCTCGACTTGCCGCCCAGCCCGGCCACCAGATCCTCGGCACCCCACATCAGGCCGATGCAGTTGCTGACGGCGGCGATCTCGTTGACCCTGGTGGCGCCGAACGGCGTCTCCACCAGCGCGATCGTCTGCAGCGCGGTCTCGATCACCGACTCGGGGGTCTCGGACTTGGCCTGCATCACCACCCGATAGTCGGTCTCGGCGACGGCGGCGAGGTCGCGCCGATAGTCGCCGGTGGTCGCCGGGTTGATCCGCACCACGACGCGGTCGGGATCAATCGGGTTGGCGATCAGCGCCTCACGCGCGGCGGGCCGATTCTCCGGGCCGACGGCGTCCTCGAGGTCCAGGATCACCACATCGGCCCGGTCGAGGGCCTTGCGATAGCGATCGGGCCGGTCGGCCGGGCAGAACAGCATCGCCGGGCCGGGCGGGGTCCAGGCATTGGTCAGCAACTGTGTCATGCGATTACTCCACGGGTCGTTTACGGACGAGGGTCGAGCGGGTGGCCCGGGCGACGACGTCACCGTGCTGATTGCGCCCGATATGTGTCAGGTTGACGATGCCCTCACCGGGGCGCGACTTGGATTCGCGCTTGCCGGTGCATTCGGTTTCGCCGTACAGGGTGTCACCGGCGAACAGCGGGGCGGGAAAGGCGACCTCGCCGAAACCGAGATTGGCCACCAGGGTGCCCTGGGTCAGCTGCGCCACCGACAGCCCGACGACGGTCGAGAGGGTGAACATCGAATTGATCAGGCGCTGACCGCCGAAACCGGGCTGCCGCGCCGACCAGGCGGCATCGAGATGCAGTGCCTGGGTGTTCATCGTCAACGTGGTGAACAGGACGTTGTCGGCCTCGGTGACGGTGCGCCCGGGCCGGTGCTCGTAAATCGCGCCGATGTCGTATTCCTCGAACCACAGACCGCGCTGCACGATGCGCTCGCTCAATTTCCCCACATCCTTCGACGAGTGTGACCCATCTGGTATATCAGAGGGCCGGTGGGCGGCTCACACGTGCGGCGCTCAGGCGAAACCCAGTTCACGGGCGATCAGCATCAGCTGAACCTCGGTGGTGCCCTCGCCGATCTCCAGGATCTTCGAATCCCGGTAGTGCCGGGCCACCGGATACTCGTTCATAAAGCCGTAGCCGCCGTGGATCTGAGTGGCCGTCCGCGCGTTGTCCATCGCCGCCTCCGAGGAGATCATCTTGGCGATCGACGCCTCCTTCTTGAACGGCTTGCCGGCCAGCATCCTGGCGGCGGCGTCGTAGTAGGCGGTGCGGGCGACGTGTGCGCGCGCCTCCATCCGGGCGATAGCGAACGAGATCGACTGATACTGCCCGATCGGTTTGCCGAACGACTGCCGTTCCTTCGCGTACTTCACGCTCTCATCGACGCAGCCCTGCGCCACACCGGTGGCCAGCGCGGCGATCGCGATACGGCCCTCGTCCAGAATCGACAGGAAGTTGGCGTAGCCGCGGCCCCGTTCGCCGAGCAGGTTGCCGACGGGCACGCGGGCCTCGGAGAACGAGAGCGGATGGGTGTCCGAGGCATTCCAGCCGACCTTGTTGTAGGCGGGCTCGGCCACGAAACCCGGGGTATCCGACGGCACGATGATCGTGGATATCTCCTTGCGGCCGTCATCGGTCACGCCGGTGACTGCGGTGACGGTGACCAGCGAGGTGATGTCGGTACCGGAATTGGTGATGAATTGCTTGGCGCCGTTGATCACCCACTCGCCACCGTCCGGCCGGGCGGTGGTGGCGGTGGCCCCGGCATCGGATCCGGCACCCGGCTCGGTCAGACCGAAACCGGCCAGTGCCTTCCCCGCCAGAAGATCGGGCAGATAGCGCCGCTTCTGGTCCTCGGTGCCGTACTTGTAGATCGGCATCGCCCCGAGCCCGACGCCCGCCTCCAGGGTGATCGCCACCGACTGATCGACCTTGCCGAGCTCCTCCAGCGCCAGTGCGAGCGCGAAGTAGTCGCCGCCCATGCCGCCGTACTCCTCGGCGAACGGCAGTCCGAACAGTCCCATCTCGCCCATCTTGGCCACAACCTCGTACGGAAAGCTGTGCTCTTCATCGTGTTTGGCCGACACCGGGGCGACGACGGTCCGCGCGAAGTCACGCACCGTGTGCATCAGGTCGGTGTAGTCCTGTGTCAATTCCATGTCGGTTACCTTTTCGTTGTTGCTACCGCGCTGGTTGAGGTGTGACGAGCCGCTGGGCGAGGAGCCTCGAAACCCGGTGAGGCGACGATGTCATCTCACGAGGTTTCGAGGCTCGTCGCTTGCGCTCCTCGCACCTCAACCGACGAAGGGGGCACCTCAACCGACGAAGGGGGCACCTCAACCGACGAAGGGGGCACCTCAACCGACGAAGGGGGTGACTCAACCGGCGAAGGGGTCACTGTCGCGAGGATCTGGCCCGCGCCCACTTTATCGCCGGCCCTTGCCGACAGGGTGACCACACCGTCGACGGGTGCGGTCAGGGTGTGTTCCATCTTCATCGCCTCCACCACGATCACCGGGGCACCGGCGGCGACCGGTGCGCCGTCGGCGGCGGGTACCGCGACGACGGTACCGGGCATCGGACTGACCAGCTCACCGGCGTGGGTGGGGTCCGCGTCGGCGAGCACCGAACGCGCCAGGGTGAATCGCCAGGTACCGGGCACCCCCGATACCCACCAGGTGCCGTCGATGTCGACGGCCGACCACGACTGACTCACGCCGTTCACGATGAGACGTGAAACACCTTGGGCAACTTCGTGGTACACGATACCCGCCGTCCACGGGTCACGGCCGTCGTCATGGGTCAACGTCGCGACACCGTGCAGCGACGTTCCGGTCGCTTCCTCGACGACGATCGACACCGTGTACGCGTCGGCGCCGTCGGCGATCCGGGTGATCACCGGCGCCGGACCGCCGACCCGCCAACCCACCGCATTGCGCCACACGTCGCACTCACGGGCGCCGGTGCGGCACAACCCGACCAGCACCAGTGCCTCGGGAACCGGTTGTGGCCGCACATAATCCACCACGAGGCGATCGAGCAGTCCGGTGTCGAGCCGGGCGTCGATGATCTCGGGCCGGTTCAGGACGTGCCGACAGAAGTCGATATTGGTGACGACGCCGAGTACCCGGGTGTGGGCGAGCGCCGCGTCGAGCCGTTCCAGAGCCTGTTCCCGATCAGCGCCGTGGGCGATGACCTTGGCCAGCATAGGATCGTAGTCGCTGCCGACGACCAGACCCGGTAGCATCGACGAATCCACCCGCAGCCCAGGACCTTCCGGCTCCTGGAGGAGTGCGATGGTGCCGCCGGTGGGCAGGAATCCGGACGCCGGGTCCTCCGCGTACACCCGGGCCTCGACGGCGTGCCCGCGCACGACCACGTCGTCCTGGG contains:
- a CDS encoding MaoC family dehydratase; this encodes MSERIVQRGLWFEEYDIGAIYEHRPGRTVTEADNVLFTTLTMNTQALHLDAAWSARQPGFGGQRLINSMFTLSTVVGLSVAQLTQGTLVANLGFGEVAFPAPLFAGDTLYGETECTGKRESKSRPGEGIVNLTHIGRNQHGDVVARATRSTLVRKRPVE
- a CDS encoding acyl-CoA dehydrogenase family protein, translated to MELTQDYTDLMHTVRDFARTVVAPVSAKHDEEHSFPYEVVAKMGEMGLFGLPFAEEYGGMGGDYFALALALEELGKVDQSVAITLEAGVGLGAMPIYKYGTEDQKRRYLPDLLAGKALAGFGLTEPGAGSDAGATATTARPDGGEWVINGAKQFITNSGTDITSLVTVTAVTGVTDDGRKEISTIIVPSDTPGFVAEPAYNKVGWNASDTHPLSFSEARVPVGNLLGERGRGYANFLSILDEGRIAIAALATGVAQGCVDESVKYAKERQSFGKPIGQYQSISFAIARMEARAHVARTAYYDAAARMLAGKPFKKEASIAKMISSEAAMDNARTATQIHGGYGFMNEYPVARHYRDSKILEIGEGTTEVQLMLIARELGFA
- a CDS encoding cell division protein PerM; translated protein: MATRTATRTDNLASRLRQARRDRRERRMVVDGSTRELLIVAFVTPLVTLAVLTVLTVLTVLLAGGGLSGLVGTIGALWLAVHQVPVSLSGVTLGALPLLPTLLVMAGTARVVRSAGHGRDRGELGAIVAAAVGGPMVLTAMAVAVVMDGSSTSQIQSPDALAAFTHTMLVHAAAAALGVGAARGEHRDGRYSRPLWERHLTVTSADRTGLRFGVAALLALLAAGGVLVTARLILNWDQLTILFDEGYDFDGYLGLGVLSVLYLPNLIVGAAAVLVGSRAQVGTASVDLMSVTGGDVPPLPLLAALPGEGLGTTGAMGFAVPTVIALFVAVRCRSVNPFSHLRAVAVAGAAAAGLITLLAQLSGGRIGELGEVGVTPVTTGIFTLGWSVLVGGLVVVIHALLPSTRAARAGRSGEPRSADARNRNGHRDRGNATDQDDDQDWDDEQDWDDEQDWDDEQNRDRDDLDAEDDPDAGDGDPDEDRPAGTGDTHRDGGTKKFDDLAFDFGEMDLDEYDTERAISRKLNDRM
- a CDS encoding acetoacetate--CoA ligase; amino-acid sequence: MSTGQIEAFAESVGLGGAEYGRLWQWSVDNPATFWRAVWDFYGVSERAAAADGGPLGPDDHAVLAPATSGATMPGARWFPAMRLNYVDQILAHADQPGTAIVGVTEDGERAELSWSRLADQVARLAGTLEELGVGEGDVVAAYLPDIPETVVAFLATVSLGAIWSGCGQDYAPEGAAARLGQLRPRVLFSSTGYRFNGKLADKNADSAELAGLLTDLVAHIVVVPADGPPAPDAPDGPVRVCAFADAVGGAHRVPPRPVPFDHPLWVLFSSGTTGKPKGIVHGHGGVVLEHLKAAGLHADLRRGDIFFWHTALSWMMWNFQVGGLLTGATIVTYSGSPLYPDADRLWRLVESEHVTYLGTSPGQLRASQKAGLSPGRDHDLSTLRTLGSTGSTLAADLFGWVDANVSAGLPISSISGGTDVVSAFAGGSVGVPVVAGELSVRYLGVALDSWAPDRTPLIGEVGEMVITAPMPSMPIFFWDDPGGKRYRSAYFDHEWEGGAASGPVWRHGDWVTVTDRGSLVIHGRSDATLNRHGIRMGSADIYEVVEGFDEITEAFVLGVDGPDGAYWMPLFVTLAEGAVVDDDLRARIAAEIRTRLSPRHVPDEVIEVPGIPHTRTGKKLEVPVTAILAGRSEVNLDPRSVDDFSLIDLYARLGRQHLW
- a CDS encoding DUF5336 domain-containing protein, with the protein product MSYQPGGGYGQQPGASGQSYGQYPGYGQQGPGQQGAGQQDPAAQQQSYGQQQSYGQQPAYGGGAPGYGQSPQQAPGRYGYGASGAPAQSSQGLPANTSLILSAAVGVLGVIVLFCGFAPGISDESLSVPVFGTSSPFAAPYVAIVVAGLLALTAFLPGGKTPPVGVITALTVTGTIVTLFAIVKKGDLDPGTGAGAIIVLVGGILMSIAAVLWLLVDSGLVKTGPSAPATPAGGTPTAAPAAPTQPGADAAGTPYGASYGSYGAGQYGQSGYGQGAAAGQASNAPKPATDPGAAASGGPSYGGGYGNTPGSDSATTVFNNPNQPGGGQPGGGQPGGGQQSNFTPGGYGF
- a CDS encoding HpcH/HpaI aldolase/citrate lyase family protein — encoded protein: MTQLLTNAWTPPGPAMLFCPADRPDRYRKALDRADVVILDLEDAVGPENRPAAREALIANPIDPDRVVVRINPATTGDYRRDLAAVAETDYRVVMQAKSETPESVIETALQTIALVETPFGATRVNEIAAVSNCIGLMWGAEDLVAGLGGKSSRFGDGEENPGTYRDVARWVRSVTRLAAAAYGKFAVDSVHLDIDDVDGLVAEIRDAVALGYAATACIHPSQVVHIQAGYEPTEDEIVWAKKVVDGSAEHLGGVFSIDGQMVDGPVLRQAQAVLARARG
- a CDS encoding acetyl/propionyl/methylcrotonyl-CoA carboxylase subunit alpha, whose product is MSATAIRTVLIANRGEIACRVITTLRRMGIRSVAVYSDADVNARHVAEADVAVRIGPAEAAQSYLDIGRIVGAARATGADAVHPGYGFLSENRGLAAALEVAGIIFIGPPAAAIATMGDKIAARAAVAERNVPVVPGISRPGLTDDDLIAAAPGIGFPVLIKPSAGGGGKGMHCVEDPVDLPAALRRARREAGTAFGDDSLFLEHFVDTPRHIEVQVLADNHGTVIHLGERECSLQRRHQKVIEEAPSALLDEATRARIGRAACDAARSVGYSGAGTVEFIVAGKRPDDFFFMEMNTRLQVEHPVTELVAGVDLVEQQIRVARGETLSLTQDDVVVRGHAVEARVYAEDPASGFLPTGGTIALLQEPEGPGLRVDSSMLPGLVVGSDYDPMLAKVIAHGADREQALERLDAALAHTRVLGVVTNIDFCRHVLNRPEIIDARLDTGLLDRLVVDYVRPQPVPEALVLVGLCRTGARECDVWRNAVGWRVGGPAPVITRIADGADAYTVSIVVEEATGTSLHGVATLTHDDGRDPWTAGIVYHEVAQGVSRLIVNGVSQSWSAVDIDGTWWVSGVPGTWRFTLARSVLADADPTHAGELVSPMPGTVVAVPAADGAPVAAGAPVIVVEAMKMEHTLTAPVDGVVTLSARAGDKVGAGQILATVTPSPVESPPSSVEVPPSSVEVPPSSVEVPPSSVEVRGAQATSLETS